The genomic window TTGTATTCCTGGATCAGCTTACTTGCACCCTTTTCGCCAATCCCCTTTACACCCGGAATATTGTCCGAGGTATCTCCTACGATCCCCATATAGTCCGGGATCTGTTTCACATCTACTCCGATCTCTTCTTTGACCCAAGAGGAATCTATCTCTACGAATTCTGTGACTCCCTTCTTTCCTCGGAGCATCTTTACATTCTTTTTTTCTAATACTTGGTATAAGTCCTTATCCCCGGAAAAGATCAGGATCTCTTTTGCCTTGCCCTTGTATGTTTCCGCCAGAGTTCCTATAATATCGTCCGCTTCTTGTTTTTCTATTCGGAGGATCCTAAAACCCAATACCTTCAAAGTGTCCATGATCTCATGCAATTGAGGTCTCAAATCCTCAGGCATCGGCTTTCGATTTGCCTTATAGTTCTTATATAGCTCTCCTCTGTGCAAAGGCCCTCCGGGGTCGAAGGTCATTGCGACGTGAGTAGGAGAATAATCCTCGAAGAGTTTGAATAGCATTCTAAAGAATCCGAACACGGCGCCGCTTGGCTGGCCGGTCTTTGAATTTTTCAGATTGGAAGCGGCAAACGCATAGTACGCCCGAAATGCAAACGCATGTCCGTCAACGATCAATAATTTCTTCATGCCGCTTCTCCCGATTTTCCTTTCGAATAGATCTCTTCGCCTAAAAGACTGTAGTATGCGAGTTCCGTTTTCTTGATCGTGTTCTTTACGGAGAACCGTTTCACGGCTTCCTTATTGAAGGCTCCCATGGACTTTCTTAGTTTAGGATCTTCTAATAGACTTTTGTAAGCCTGAGCAAGCGAGCTCGCATCTCCTACTTCTTTTACGAACGCTCCTTCACCCTCTGTAAGCATTTCGGCAATTCCTCCCCCATTCGTGGCCACGATAGGGAGTCCTGAGGCCATCGCATCCAATACGGAAGTCCCGAGTCCTTCTTCTTTAGAAGTAAGTGTGAATATGTCGAATACGGACAATAGCTCGGGGATATCGTTCCGGAAACCAGTAAAGATCACCTTGTCCAGGATCTTCTTCTCAGAAGCGAGACTTTCCAATTCTTTCTTAAGTTCCCCTTCTCCAACGATCAATACCTTGAATTTCTTATCGGTTTCTATTAGAGAAATTGCATGTAATAGGGTCTTCTGATCCTTATGATCCACTAGAGCGGCAATATTCCCGATGATCAGATCGTCCTTGTCCAGG from Leptospira langatensis includes these protein-coding regions:
- a CDS encoding glycosyltransferase, yielding MILHIDTETGWRGGERQLFLLAEGLKKHKIPQLILCRPGSALETRASEIGLPIVTLPLKGEWDLASVKALRELILSKGIKLIHAHTAKAHSIAWMAKAKLPNVKLVVSRRVDFRIRKNWFSKRKYISDRVDLFLSVSNRIREILVMDGIDPAKVVTVYSGIDLSTSKKAGNPAYLRKEFHLDKDDLIIGNIAALVDHKDQKTLLHAISLIETDKKFKVLIVGEGELKKELESLASEKKILDKVIFTGFRNDIPELLSVFDIFTLTSKEEGLGTSVLDAMASGLPIVATNGGGIAEMLTEGEGAFVKEVGDASSLAQAYKSLLEDPKLRKSMGAFNKEAVKRFSVKNTIKKTELAYYSLLGEEIYSKGKSGEAA